Sequence from the Equus caballus isolate H_3958 breed thoroughbred chromosome 6, TB-T2T, whole genome shotgun sequence genome:
AGTATGGGAggggagccggccctgtggccaaatggttaagtttgtgcactctgctttggcagcctagggtttcgctggttcagatcctgggcacagacatggcaccactcattaagccatgctgaggcggcatcccacataccacaactagaaggacccacaactagaatatacaactatgcactggggggctttggggagaagaagaagaaggaaaaaaaaagaagattggcaacagatgttagctcaggtgccaatctttaaaaaaacaagcatATGGGAGGCATAAACAAGCTTGCATCCTTGCCTCtgcccttttctcctcctcaggAGCAGGAACCAAGCCTTGAGGCAGCAGACCCAGCTCCAGGCTCTCCTGATGGTGAGTGAACTCCCCACGGCTCCTTTACTGATGGCATGTATTTTCAGGTTGGCACGGTGGGGGATGGGGGGCTGGGGTTGACCTGAacactgggagggagggaggttgggCAGCCAGTCCAGCAGTGAACTCACTTCTACAGGAATTGGTACTCTTTGTAGACAACAGTTCTATTTTGGGGTGGCAGCAGAACACAGTGGTTCCACCACTTGCTGACTCGGTCATCTTGGACGATTTCACTTGCCCTCAGTTTCCTCGCCTGTAGCATGTGGGTAATGACCCCTACCTTGGAGGGCTGTTGTGAGATTAAGTGAGAAGGAATCTGGAGTTCACAGCAGAATGCCTGGAACTGAGTAGAGATCACAAGTGGTTTCTATTTGTGGAAGCGGGAGGACAGGATCCAGGGAAGAGGGGCCCTTGGCCCCAGAATCTCCTCTGTGGTCCTGAAAATGGGAGTGATCGCCAGAAGGGCTCGGCAGCGCCTGAAAGAGCAGGGCACGCAGCAGTGCGTTagcatcctcctctctctcacctgGGAGTGCGCCTTAGCACAGTGCTCCCTGGGGGGGCACGTTGGCCTCAATTGTTCTTGCCAGACAGGTAGCTCCCgggggcagggaccatgtcctTCCCTGGTCTCCTCGACCTCTCTCCTTAGGAAGTCAAAGTAGAATTTAGGAGACAATGGCTCCATTCCTATTCTTTCACCTCAGATTTTCAGAACAATGTGCAGGTCAAAGTCATTCGGAGTCCTGCGGACCTGATTCGATTGATAGAGGAGCTGAAAGGTGGAACAAAAAAGGTAGGGGCCCTactccagggaggctggaaccGCCATGTGGAGAGCCACCCTGAGCCGGGCCCAGCAGAGCCGGTGCCCCTCCTTTACTtctcctgagtctctcccacaTCCAGCCGCTGTTTGTCTGCCCCCAGCCACGTGTCTCTGCTGACACCCCCACTATCTACCTCTTTCTCTTGGCCCCCATCCACCCAGGGGAAGCCAAACGCAGGCCAGGAGCAGCCTGCAGATGATGCTGCAGAAGTCCCTCAGAGGGAACCGGAGGTGAAGGAAAAGGGTGACAGAGAACATCAGAATGAggtggaagaagaggaagaggatgacGAGGATGAAGACGAAGATGAGGATGAACGGCAGTTACTGGGAGAATTTGAGAAGGAACTGGAAGGGATCCTGCTCCCGTCAGACCGAGAGCGGCTCCGTTCCGAGGTGAAGGCTGGCATGGAGCGGGAGCTGGAGAACATCATCCAGGAGGTGAGCACAGCTCTCAGCCCTCAGGCTTCTGCAGCGGCCTGCTCCTGCGGGGCAAGACAGGCTGAGGGGCTGCGAGAGGGCAAAGGGCAACACCTAGCACAGCGGGGGCACAGGATGGAGCACTCTGAAGTGGCAGCTGTTGACTGAGTTAAAAGGGGGGACGGTGGGGAAGGGGGATCAGAGGGAGGGGTGACACTTAGATACAACTCTCCTGTAAGCGTGGACCACTGGCCTTCCCTTCCCAGACCCCTGACTGTCCACCCCCCCTTGGGCATTCCAGACGGAGAAGGAGCTGGACCCAGACGGGCTGAAGAAGGAGTCAGAGCGTGATCGGGCCATGCTGGCCCTGACGTCCACTCTCAACAAACTCATCAAAAGACTGGAGGAAAAACAGAGCCCGGAGCTGGTGAAGAGGCACAGGAAAAGGAGGGTTGTCCCCAAAAAgcctccccccacaccccaacCAGCAGGTGAGAGTGTCAGACGGGAGGGAGTGGCCCAGGCCTTTGTCTCCAGCCCTCAGCTGGCGGATCCTATTCTTTCCCTTCCGAGAGCGctcactctcttccttccttccggAACACtgttctctctcctgccttcttcccGCTGCCTCCATCCCTTTGCCTGGTTACCTCCTATTCATCCTTTTGGGAAGCAGCTTTTAAAGGATGTCTGTCTTGCTCCTGGATGCCCGGCACATAGTGGGTGGTCAGTAGATAGTAACTGAGTGACTGTGAGCCTGTGTGCTGAAGACCACGTGTCTGTGGAGGATGCAGCCCGTCAACAGTTAGGACTCGCACCGGGCGAGGACCCGGCTGGCCACGTGTGCATAGGCAGCCCAGCGGCTCCTAAGCCAATTGCGGGGACAGATGAAGTTATCCCTTCTTCTTGCACCTCCCCGTGTCCCCGTTCCACAGGGTCCTGTGGGAGTGGAGATCAGACATTCCAAATGGAATGTGCCAATTTCAAACCTTCTATCCCACTATCTCGATACACATTGAAATGTCTCTCGAGTACCAACCTGTGGAGTGCCAAACCACAGTTTTCCAACCTGCTTCTTAAAATGAACTTCTCTGTAGGCCCAGGTGGCCTGATCTTTGCTTCAGAGAACACAGTCATTTTCCTGTAGGTGCTGGGCAGAATTGTTGGGTCGAGAGGGAACAAGGGAGGCTGCAGTTGGTGGAGGGAGCTTTACAGGCTGGAATTGGGAGGGGGCGCTAATTTATTTTGAGCCCTGGTTCAGATACGAGTTTGAGGTGGAATAACTGCCCGTTATTCCAGTTGATGGCTTAGGGAGAGGTGACCATCTCAGCCCCTAACCCTGGAGTCACGGCTCCACTTTgtgtctccctgtgtgtctcccCCTCTAAGAGGAGGATCCTGAGCACAGAGTCCGGGTCCGGGTCACCAAGCTCCGTCACGGAGGCCCCAATCAGGATCTGACTGTCCTCGAGATGAAACGGGAAAACCCGCAGCTGAAACAAATCGAGGGGCTGGTGAAAGAgctgctggagagggagggaCTCACGGCGGAAGGTGGGCCCTGGAGGGCGGGGCTGGCTTAAGAGCTGTTGGAAGGGCTTACTTCCTGaagtggaggggctggggaccTGGGGGGCAGAGGACCTGCACTGAGGCGCTCACCCTGCCTTTCCTCTCACTGCCCATCCCACTCCTTTCCAGGGAAAATTGAGATCAAAATTGTCCGACCAGGGAATGAAGGGTCTGAGGACGATGCACGCTGGCTGACTGATGAGGACACGAAAAACCTCAAGGAGATTTTCTTCAATATCTTGGTGAGAGGTGCCCTACCCCCAAAtcctccacctccagccccccACTCCCACTGCAACACACTGTGCTGTTGAGAGGGGGGTTTAGAGTCACCCAGGCACGTGCCAGCCTGGCCACTTTcggagcttcagtttcctcatctatgagatgAGGCTGGTGGTCCTGGCCGCCGGGTGACCGGCACCAGCAGGAGCCCGGGAAGAAGCGTGAAGTGTGTGTTGTGCTGGGCCTGCCCTCCCCACGGCAGTGCTGGATCTTCGCGCGCTCACCCCGCCCACTCTCTCCACCCCCAGGTGCAGGGAGCGGAAGAGGCGCAGAAGGAGCGGCAGCGGCAGAAAGAGCTGGAGAGCAATTACCGCCGGGTGTGGGGCTCTCCGGGTGGGGAGGGCACCGGGGACCTGGACGAGTTTGACTTCTGAGACCACCACACCATCCGCTGGCCAAGGAGTCCAGAGTCTTCCTTGactggccctgcctcctccctacCCCGCCACCCCAGCCCCGGCTTGAAGGCAAAACAGCAGAGTAGAGCCAGCTGTGGACTTTGGGGCCCCACCTCAGGGTGtgaggggcctggggtgggggccccACCTCGGGGTGTGAGGGGCTGGGGTGCGTGCTGCCCTcgtgccccctcccctccctccatctgtcacagcccccccctccccccccccccccccttttgcTGTCCGGGcttctcccccacctctctctcctttcctccctggcTTCCCTTGTTACCGGCCCCTAACTTGCTggttcctctcccctcccccccctggAGAGTTGGTGATATCTTTTGActggaggaaagcagagagagcaaggagaggggcaggccagcaggcccCCACACCTGCCCTACTGCTGCCCCTAGTCACCTTACCCCTCCCTGGgtctggcctggggttccctgctcctctcccttcccacacTGTTCTCTGCAGTCTGCCTCCGAGTGGAGGCACCTTCCCCTCTGTTGCTGAGGAAGTGGGAGAAAGTTGCCCACCACCTCTGACACAATCCCAGTGGCCAGGGTGGCCTGCAGACCCACCCACCAGGTTTTTGAACAATCAGGTTTCTAAATAAAGAACTGGAccatcaatctttttttttcttttagagggTAGGTGAGGTGGGGGCTGAAGTAGGGCTGAGGCTTGAGGTTCTCATCTGGGTGGAGGGCACACTGATGTGTTctgtgcccccacctcccaggtgGTCTCATGGGGGTGGGTGTACAGGAAGAGCCAAGGGCAGAGGAACAAGCCCACTGGCCTGGCCAGGACGGAGACACTTGCAGAACTGTggtccctccttttcctcctctgtccatttatcttccttctcttcttgcctTTTACATCCTGAAAGCTGATGTGCACACCATGGAATTACCCCACCTGGGGGTCCTCCTTCTGCTGACCTCTGGCCTCTCTCCCTACAGCCTGTGGCCCACACCCCCTCCCCGCCTGGACATCCCACTTCACCATTGCCTAGAAAAGCCCTCTACCCGTGGCCAGGCCCGCATGCCAGCTTCCTAGTATGCCAAGGGTAGGTGCGCCTGGGTGGGTGTCGCCATCTCTTCCTCATGCCTAATGCAGACATGggtccttcccctcccctcttccttctcttgctcCCCATCTCTGTGGTGTACAGCTTTTCTGCTGAAGACTTTCCACTGTCTCATGGATAAGATGGAGGGCAACTCCCACGTCTCCAAGAGTGGAGAGTGAGGCATTCCATTGAGGAAGGAAGCTGTGTGAGATGACCTTCTCCTTGCCGAGTGCAGACCAGTGCCTACTGTGCATGTTCTGCTTAGATTGTCtgatttagaaatgtaaatgggTAGCCTTGTAAAACCCTGCTTCCCCAGATCATCAGTGTATCTTAAGGGGAGGGAGGCTTCACCTGTGCAAGGTCTGAGACACTGCCTCGAGTGCAGCTGTAGCCAGAACgctgggttcaaatcctcgcCCTCCATTGACTATCAGTAGGGCCGAAAATAACTTTTCACATGCTGTGTCCTCATAGGTAAATTGTGGATAATTGTGTTGGCCTCGTAGTGTGGGTGTGAGGATTGAAGGAGATAGTGTGTGTCATGCTCTTAGCACAGTCCCTGGcccacagtaagtgctcagtgacTTATAATAAACCAGCTCCTGAGTTCTGAAGAGACTAGATGGTGCCTGGAGGCAAGAGTCTTGGAAGGAATCCCCAGAGCTGCTCAGAAGCTACAGTAGAATCTGTTAGGATgcgagggtggggagggaagctGGGGCAGGAGGGTTACCTTTGATTTGATGGGAGTGGAGTCTTATCATCAGAAAACTGAGTTCTGGAAACCTCGCTAGATTTAATCATTTTGTACTTTCAATAGTAAagtccttttcattttcctttggctTTTGGTAAAACTCCAAAGGAGAAAGTTGGTCTGCCCAGCTGTGCTGAGGCAAAtaggaggaggagagcagggtgTGTGGCAGATGGCAaccaggagggggtggggagggggatggcGGAGGGCAGCAGGAATCCAGGTGAGACAATCCAGGCGAGCTGTGAAGGTGGCATGGACAGGAAGGGGCAGCAGCACCCCTTCCGCACCCCAGGGAGTCCCCTTCCAGAGTCCTATTCTGCCGCAACCTGGAGGGCTTGCTTGATGTTGTGTCACCCCATCTCCCACAGGGCCAAAGACGCAGCCCATGAAACGAAGAATCTAGTGGGTTACTCAGGGTGGGGAGTTGCTGTGGGGTTGTGACCCCTTGACCACCTCTCACTGGCTGGCGGTTCCCTCTAGTCAGGTCATCCTCTCCAGAGTCCTTGCTTCCTCCTCGTACTCTCTCACACTCGAGCTTCTGGGAAGGGGACTGAGCTTTTGCCACCAAGAAGGAAAGTGGAGATGGAGTGGGGAGTCCAGGGTCTGGGAGCTGAAAGGAGGAATGGCCAGGGCTTCCAGTTGAGTCTCTGCTACTTCCCCGCTTCCTCTCGCTTTGCCTCCCCAGACCACACACCTGCATCTGCACCTCGCACTTCCCCTGCACCCCTGAATCCACCTTTCCTGGGTCCTGCTACTGTGCTGCATGGTCGCCCAGCCTAGGACCCTGCAGAACCAGGGCCTCCATGTGAATGGGACCTGGGGCCATTGCTGCATCCACACCTTGTTAGCTTGGTGGCATATCTGCAGCTGAACATCTGTTGTGAGGCTGAGAGCTAGAAACAACTCTACCGGAAGATGCTGGGCCAGTGACTGGTTCGTCAAAGTGGCTGACAACATGTGGATGGCTGTGCCCAGCCTGCATTGGCTGCTGGCCCAACAGCACCCCACCTGGCCCCTCTACCAGGTCACACGAGGACTGGCAGGACTGGCTACACGCTGAGCCACAAGGTGCTGCAGCTCTTGGAGGTGGCGCTGGCCTCAGCGGCCCTGTAGATGACAGGGCAGTGGACAATGTCTGCATTAGCTGGGCATAGAGTTCATGAGCACCAGGGACCTCTGTGGCCAAGAGATCTTCcacctcttccctccctgccagGAGAGGGGCCCCTCCTATAAGCTCTACTTCTGGTACCAGGTGCTCTAGGTGAGCAGGCTGGCCTGGGGCAGTCCTCCACAGCCGCGGCTGGAGCCCTTTCTAGGTGCCCTGTGAACAGACATCGTTCAGATTATAAATAAGCAGATGCCACGGAggtaacctgcccaaggccacttAGCTATGAAGTGGAGCGCCGGGTTTTAAAATGAGATCTGATTCCAAAATTCCTGCTCTTAACCAAAGCTACCCCATCTTCTCCTCCCTGCAAGTggccccctcccctgtcctctccTCTAAGCTCCATACCCCAACTCCTTCCCAGAACAGGAGGCATCATGGGAGTCAGTGACCTCTGCTCCCTGGGTCCCCATTGTTGCTCTGACACCTGCCTGTCTCCTTCCACTGCATGAACCCGGAACTGTTGCACAGCATGGAGTACCTGACCTACCACCTCCATGCCCTTGGACACCGCCCTGCCACCAGCCCCACCAGCAGGAGGAACCCCTTCtggccctctcccacctccagttCCCCACCCTGACCAAGGCCTTTCCCTGACCCGCCTCTTGAAGAACAGACCAGCAGCTCACCCCCTAGACAAAATCACTTCCTCTTTAATTGCTGCTGAAGATTCACATGACCTGCCTCGGAGGAGAAGAGGGGGGCATTCTCCCCTGCCTccgcccctctcccctccccaattACCTGGTcctttgcaaaatattttagctggaaaaaaaaaaaaaaaaaaaaagaccggAAACCACTGACACTGATGGCCCAAGGGCTGGATTGATtgaggggagcagggctgggccaggtAAGTCCACCCCCCCCCCTTCCGGGGATGGAGCAGGGGGCCTGGAAACCCTCCCAGCCACCTCACGTCCTCTTAGCCCTGGCTGGGAGGGATGGTGGGGTTGAgggatggcgctggagctgctccagggggagggaggggctggacaGGAAGAATAGTGAGGAGGGGTCCCGTTGTAGGGGTGCCCCTACCCCAGATCACCATGGGCGCTGCACAGTCACAGGTACGCAGTCACGGTCACAGACACTCACAACCCGagagcacccccaccccaccccaccctccgcCCACCCTTGGCTTCCCTTCCCCTGAAACGCCCTCCCCAAGCCCTGCCCGCCCCTGTCCCCTTGGTGGGGAACAAAGCAATAAATTACaaggcccctccccagtcccctTAGCCCGCTCCTGTTccatcccttctccctcccaagATAGTAGTGAGGAGGGACCCAGGTTCTTGGCTCCCCCGGCCCTTTAGCTTCCATCCATGGGTGGGTGTGGGGGGACGTCCTGATTTCCACTCCTCATGGTCCCTTTCACGGAAAGGGTTGGGGAACCCCTTACCCCCTTGGGCAGCAGGGGTCCTGCCCCTCGCTGCCCTTCCCGCTTCACTGGGCAGTGAGATTAGCTTGGAAGGGGTGGGGTCCCCCGTATTGGCCCCAAGTCACAGGGCTAGCCCTCCCACGTATTAACCCCTCCCTCTGGCGTGGCGTCGCCCCAGGAGCCAGCCTGGGTATGTGCTCTGGCCGTGGGATTGTCAAGCACAGGCAGGACTGGGTCTTTCCCCCGCCCCTAGGGGGCGCGAGCGGGCACATCCAAGCGCCCAGGAGCAGGTGCCGCCGCGGGGCGTCCCGTTAGCGGGTAGACCCAGAGCAATCCGAGTGTGGAAACAGTGGAGAGGGGGCGTGTTGAGCTGGGGTCTCCATGCCTCgttggggagagggaggtgagTTTGTGTCTTCCGGGAGGCGTGGGGGCTGTGCCCTCGTGGGGGGACGAAGTGCTCCCGTGGGGCGGGGTGCAGATGGAGAGGTGAGTGGGTGCATCTGTCCAGCGGTCCACCCGGTGTGCCGTGCCCGGCCCGTATGGGAGTGGGGGTGTCTCTCCCGCTGGGCAACTATACCAGCGCGACGGGGGCGTCGGCGCGGCCCACGCTGGCGGCGCTGCTCCGGCGGCGGGGGCTGGGCGTGGCGGTGATGCTGGGGGTGGTGGCCGCGCTGGGGGTCGTGGCCGTGCTGCCGCCCTCACCCGGGCAGCCGTGCTGGAGGAGGATGTCGGCGCACAGCTGGCTTCCAGCCTGGCGGGCGTAGAAGAGCGCGGTGCGTCCCTGCGCGTCGCGGGCGGACACGTCGGCGCCGTACTGGAGGGTGGAAACGCCGCGTTACCGCGCGCCCCGGTGCCGGCCGGCCCCCGGATGTCCAGGCCCACCGCCAGGGGCCCTTTGGGGATGTCAGGCTCCCCCGCGCCTGGCCAGTTCCGAGACAGAGCCCTCCAAGACGCCTTTACCATCCCCACTCACGTACCCACAACAGCAGTTGCGTGATGACAACGTGGGCGAGCTCGGCCGCCAGGTGGAGCGGGGAGCGAAGCTGCGGGTCCTCCACGCTGGCGTCAAGAGGCCCGTGCTGCGCATGGGCCAGAAGCAGGAGAACGGCAGACACATCCTGGGCCTGCACCGCGGCCCACAGCTGGCGGCCCAGCGGCTCCTCGGGAGCGCCCAGAGGCGCCAGGAACAGCAGCTGCTCGTACTTGGCGCGGATCCAGGACTCACGCTCCTCCCTGCAAGACCACGGATCAACGGGAAGGGCTCCAGGGAACCCCCACCCAAGACCTTTGCCCCCTACCCAGGGGACCCCTCGAGAGCTGCACACCCTAAGTCCCCCCTCTTCCCTACACGTACCGCGAGGAGTCCCGCGTGGGTTTGGCGCGGCCCCGCGTGTCGCTCTCCCACACGCGGTTGGCCATGTCGTTGCCAATGGCCGTCAGCACCAGGGTCAGCTCCCGCGGCCAGTCGTCCAAGTCCAGCGAGCGAACGCGGGACAGGTGTGTGCCCAGGTTCCGGTGAATGCCAGAACACTCGATGCAGATGAGTGCGCCTAGGTTCAAGCTGGCCCACGTGGGGTCTGGGGACGGAGTGCAGAGGTCGGCTCCTGACCGAGCAGTACCCCAGCATTCGCCAACTCTAGCGAACCACGCTCCCTCCCAGGCCCCTCCACTGCCCCCTTGCGCTCACTGGGGGCCCCGCAGTCCACGCAGATAGAGTTCCCCTTGGCATTCCGGATCGCCTGGATGGCCACGGCTTCGCTTTGGCTGTCTGTGCGTAGCTGCAAAAAGGGTTGGGGTTAGCATTGGCTCTCCCTGGGAGCGCTTCTCCAGACCCCTCGAACATCCATTTCTGCTCTCCCCACAACTCTCTGATCCATTACCTTGACCTTGCTGCTTTCACAGCATTGCAGACTGGCCAGGATCTGACTCTCGATGGCCTGGACCCAGGCGTCTCGCTCCTCAAAGCTGGCTGCCTCAAAGTGCCACGTCTGACCCGTGCTGGACACGATCAGGAACTCGAAGTTTTCCTCTGGgtgggggatgggatgggatggggtcATGAGGGACAGAGTTCAAACAGGGGCCACCTTCCCCAAACCCTTCCTCCCTGATGTCCATCGCGAGCCCCTGGGAGTGGGGCAGAGGGGTTGGGGAAGCAGAGGGTAGGGGAGAGCAGGAAGCCCGAGCACATGCAGGGGAAGGCAGGGGCACCCCCACCCTTCTGCACCCCAGCTGAGCGCCCCTCCCGGCTCCCCGCTTGTTACctgctttataaatatttcttaaactacCAAAGGattttagtttccacattttgCGCTTGGCTGGTTTCCCGAAGCAAAGGAGATAGAGATAGAATggaaagcagaacagagaaagagaccaagaaaggaggagaaaaagagaggcagATGGAGAGATGCAGAGAGATAGTGACAGAGAATGCCAGAGACAAAGCAGGACAGACagatggggagagaaagcagaactaAAGTCAGTGGCCCCGGAGCAGAGTAGAGCGGAAGCCAAGAGCCATGAGAGTAGGTAGATCCGGAACCTGGGTCTGAACACCCGGCAGAGAGCAGGGGCGGTGGGGACAGGTTGTCATGACCAGTGAGGAGCCGGGTctctgggaggggaagggatggTCAGGATTGGAGTGAACATGGAGAAAGGGTCAGGAGATGGGTAAcaggcctgggaggagggggccCTGGGGTTCAGGAGGAGTCTCGGGGGCCTGGAGGGGCCACTGGTGGCAGGAATGGGGGTCTCTGTGGTCAAGGGCTGTGGGGAAGCTTGGCAGTCACAGGAAGTTCTTGGGAACAGGGGCTGAGTGGTCACAGAGTCCAAGAGCTGAGGAGTCAATGGGGGGCACTAAGGTCAGGGGCTGAGTCACTGGGGGTCATGGGGGCTTCTGGGTGCAGGGGCTGGGATGATAAGAGGAGTTGAAGGCAGGAACAGGAAGCTACAGACTTATGGGGGTCATTGAGAACGGGGGCTGATGGCCACTGGGGTAAAAGGCATCAGCTGGGGAACAGGAGGAAGGATGGGGCCGAGGGGGTCTCCATCTGCTCTTCTCTAGGTTATGTGCAAAGTAGTAATGACAGTCCAGGACTCAGCCAGgcgctctccctcctcctgcaggAGCTAGGCCAGAGCTCTGAGTGGGGGTGAGGGTCCAGGGTGGGAGTGGAACTGCCCACTGGGGCCTCACCTTCAGCCTGCCCAGCTGAGCCTTCGGTCTTGGATGGTGTTGtcaattttttcctcctctgcttctTCACCATGGGAGAAGGAGGGGGTTCCCGACTCAGGGGGCTCAGGTCTCCAGATGGGGTACAGTCTGAGGGAGGGGGACACAGCTGCCTCAGCTGCCCCCTCTGCAGATTTCCTGACTTCTCCATAGCCTGTCCCCTCCCCTGAACTAGGTTTAGCATTTTAGGGTCCCCCTCCTCAGCTGTCGCTCTCCGGGAGGTCCCCCTTGGTCAttcctggggaggagggcagatgAGTGGTTTAGAGTCAGACCCGCACTTagatcctgactctgccacttactggcctTGAgaacttgagcaagtcacttaatcttctgagcctcagtttcttcatccctacaatggggataataatcttgacctcacaaggttgttgtgaggatctcTTGTTACAACGTtacttgctatttttaaaatgtatatatatttccaaaCATTCCAAACCCTGATGGCTGACTACGTGCTGGACAATGCTGCTCTCAGTTTGTCTAAGCCTCAAAGCAACCCTGTAAGGTAGAAACTACTATCTCTACTCTGCAACTGAAGAGACTGAAGCATGGAGAGGTTAAGTACCTTGCTCAAGTGGCAAGCCAGGATTCAAGTTCAGGCAGTGTAGCTCTAGAACCCACTTGTCTTAACCATTATGATAAACACAGTATGACAGAGCTTGGTGTCTGCCCCCCCGTAGGTGCTCACTGTGCCCACTCATACATTGATTCCAGCCTCCAAGCTTCCACGCCAATTTTATTTCCCACCCGCATCCCATTTGGTTCTGGAACACAGTGGGTGGAGGGTGGGTCCCCACTGACCAGTGCTGAGGGCTCGGGCCAAATTCCGGTCTGGCTTCAGCAGGTGCTTGGATGTCTGGTCTGGTGGTGGCTGCAGGGAACTAGGGCTGGGACTCGGGCTTGGGGTGGGAGTGGTGGCTTCTGTCGGAAGGGGAAGAAGATAAAACCTCAGTGAGCCGCTCAGTCTCTGGGCCCCATTCCTTATGTCGTCCCTCTTCATCACCCCCCTTCCTGCTTGTCCTGTCCCAGACCCAACTTCCCTATTACCCCTCCTCTACCCCCAGTCCTGGTCCCCCTCCTGCCCTTTTGTCATGAGCCCCACTCACCAGGGCCTTCACCCATCTGGACAGTGCTCATGTCCTTGACCAGCCCGTTGATGCTGGCTGAGGGGCCAAAAGCAGAGATGGCCCGTGGGGGCCGCTTGCCAGGGACTTTGACTGTTGTTCGTAGCAAGTCCATCTCCTTGCCATGGGTACTGTGGATGTAATCCTGGAGGCATATAGGGATTGAGGGTGTAGGGAAGGTTGGAGTCCTCGGTGGTGCTGGGAAGGAGCCAATAGTATGGGCTAGAGGGGGA
This genomic interval carries:
- the OS9 gene encoding protein OS-9 precursor, whose amino-acid sequence is MAAEALLSSVLGLLLLGLLLPASLTGGVGSLNLEELSEMRYGIEILPLPVMGGQSQASDVVIVSSKYKQRYECRLPAGAIHFQREREEETPAYQGPGIPELLSPMKDAPCLLKTKDWWTYEFCYGRHIQQYHMEDSEIKGEVLYLGYYHSAFDWDDETAKASKQHRLKRYHSQTYGNGSKCDLNGRPREAEVRFLCDEGAGISGDYIDRVDEPLSCSYVLTIRTSRLCPHPLLRPPPSAAPQAILCHPALQPEEYMAYIQRQADSKQYGEKIMEELPDPDPQMWRETKPGMVPPKRAGAGPTKDDSKESDFWKILHEPEDQAPGGEEAQAEEQEPSLEAADPAPGSPDDFQNNVQVKVIRSPADLIRLIEELKGGTKKGKPNAGQEQPADDAAEVPQREPEVKEKGDREHQNEVEEEEEDDEDEDEDEDERQLLGEFEKELEGILLPSDRERLRSEVKAGMERELENIIQETEKELDPDGLKKESERDRAMLALTSTLNKLIKRLEEKQSPELVKRHRKRRVVPKKPPPTPQPAEEDPEHRVRVRVTKLRHGGPNQDLTVLEMKRENPQLKQIEGLVKELLEREGLTAEGKIEIKIVRPGNEGSEDDARWLTDEDTKNLKEIFFNILVQGAEEAQKERQRQKELESNYRRVWGSPGGEGTGDLDEFDF
- the OS9 gene encoding protein OS-9 isoform X1; the protein is MAAEALLSSVLGLLLLGLLLPASLTGGVGSLNLEELSEMRYGIEILPLPVMGGQSQASDVVIVSSKYKQRYECRLPAGAIHFQREREEETPAYQGPGIPELLSPMKDAPCLLKTKDWWTYEFCYGRHIQQYHMEDSEIKGEVLYLGYYHSAFDWDDETAKASKQHRLKRYHSQTYGNGSKCDLNGRPREAEVRFLCDEGAGISGDYIDRVDEPLSCSYVLTIRTSRLCPHPLLRPPPSAAPQAILCHPALQPEEYMAYIQRQAVDSKQYGEKIMEELPDPDPQMWRETKPGMVPPKRAGAGPTKDDSKESDFWKILHEPEDQAPGGEEAQAEEQEPSLEAADPAPGSPDDFQNNVQVKVIRSPADLIRLIEELKGGTKKGKPNAGQEQPADDAAEVPQREPEVKEKGDREHQNEVEEEEEDDEDEDEDEDERQLLGEFEKELEGILLPSDRERLRSEVKAGMERELENIIQETEKELDPDGLKKESERDRAMLALTSTLNKLIKRLEEKQSPELVKRHRKRRVVPKKPPPTPQPAEEDPEHRVRVRVTKLRHGGPNQDLTVLEMKRENPQLKQIEGLVKELLEREGLTAEGKIEIKIVRPGNEGSEDDARWLTDEDTKNLKEIFFNILVQGAEEAQKERQRQKELESNYRRVWGSPGGEGTGDLDEFDF